Part of the bacterium genome, GCAACTATCCCTAGAGGAAAAAGGAAAAATAGAGGAGGAGATAAATAAGCCTTTCTACGCATTCCTCAAAGGGGTAGTTGAGGGATTATGGAGGGAATTGGAGAAGGAATCGGGGAGGTATCGGGAAGCTATATCCTATGGATTGGGGAAAGAAAAGCTGAAAGAGGAAGCTAATTATTTGAATGAGGCTTGGGATGAGCTGGGGAAGTTGATGCAAAGAGAAAAGCCCTCGCTCACCGAGCTCCGTTCTTTCATCATAAATTACCCAAATCTTCCCGCGAGATTCAAGGAATTCAACTACAAAGTGCTTTTGGAGAAATTGTTCGAATGAAATTATACGCTTTCTCACTGTAAGCCCACCCAAGGCGGGCGTGGCAATCTCAAAAGGGAATGCGGACTCGGTTCTCTCAATGAACAAACCTCTTGCCTTCCCTTTCTAAAATGATGTAAAATCCAATCGCTATGAAAGGAATGAACCATTTGAGCACAGTCCTTTTCTTCCTCGTCTTATCTCAAGCCATCCCCTCTTTCCCCGCCCAGAAGTTCTGGCGAGGATGGGATAAATATCAGGTTATTATGTGGAGCACAGGTGATGTGCGGAACTTCCCCCTCTGGGTGCAGAGATTGAAGGAATTGGGATTCACCGCCGAGGAATGCTTCCGGGGGAGAGACCCTAAACCCTTCGTGGAACAGAATTTCGGTTTCTACGCGGAAAACCTCGTCTTTGAACTCTGCTTCCTCCATAGCCGACAGCCCCTTTACGATAACGACTTCAAATCCTACACCTCCACTCATAGCAAGGAATTCCTCGTCCGAAAGCCCTGCTTCCACGACCCCTCCTTCTGGGAGAAAGTGGAGAAGGAATTGAAGGACTTCGTCTCCCTCTATTCCCCCCATAAGCCCCTCCTCTACGACCTCCGTGATGAACCTTCAATAGGCTTTTTCGCCAACCCAATGGACTATTGCTTCTCTTCCTATACCCTCCAAGCCTTCCGGGAATGGCTGAAGAGGAAATATGGCTCTCTGGACGCTCTAAACAAGGAATGGGATACTAATTTCTCCAGCTGGGATGAAGTTGAGCCGATGACCACTTATGAGATAAAGGAGAGGGAGAAAAGTGATTTGGAAAGCGGTAGATTGGAGAATTACTCACCCTGGGCTGACCACAGGGCTTTTATGGATTTGACCTTCGCCCAAACCCTTGATAGAATGCGCCAGATAATCCATCAGCTCGACCCAGAAACGCCCGTGGGAATTGAGGGAACCCAGATGCCAAGCGCTTGGGGAGGCTACAATCTCTACCTCCTATCCCAAGCCCTGGATTGGGTTGAGCCCTACGATATCTGCAACAGCAGAGAGATATTCCGCTCCTTCTTCCCCCATAATGCCCCAATCATAAGCACGTTCTTCGGCACGGATTACAATCGCATCAAGAGGAGATTATGGTGGCTTCTCCTCCACGGAGACAAGGGATGCCTTGTCTGGGATGACGAGAATTCAAGATGCATTGAGAAGGAAAAGGATGATATGCCTATTACGGAAAGGGGCAGGGAATTAGCCAAGATAATCGCGGAGATAAAGGCAACAGCACACCTTTTCTTCCAGCTTCAACCGATAGTCGACCCCATAGCCATTCATTATTCACAAGCGAGCATTCGCGCCCATTGGATGTTTGATTCCCGCGAGGATGGCAATACCTGGCCACGAAGGTTCTCTTCCTATGAGAGGGTGCATTCCCGCTTCGCTAAGGCAAGGAATGGATTTGTTCGCCTCCTTGAGGATATAGGTCTCCAATACAACTTCATCTCTTCGGAACAAATAGAAAATGGAGAACTTATGAAGAAGGGTTACAAGGTCCTAATCCTCCCCCAATCAGTCGCGATGTCAAGGAAGGAATGCGAGGAGATAGAGAAGTTCGTGCGCTCGGGAGGAATCCTCATAGCCGACAATATGATAGCCACTATGGATGGGCATTGTAAGAGGTTGCCAAAGGGACAGCTTGACGATTTGTTCGGGATAAAGAGAAAATCTGTTGGCTGGCATCCCGATGCTGAAGGTGGAGAAATAAGCATTAATGAGCGATATGCACCGCTTCCCATATTTGAAGCCGATGTTGAGACGACAACCGGGAAAGCCCGATTTTCCGCCAAAGCGCCTGCGGTTATAGAAAGGAAAGTGGGAAGAGGGAAAGCGATATATCTCAATTTGGATGTGAGGGTTTATCCCAAACTACGCCTTTCCCCTCCTCAAGGATACGCCTTCAGGAAATTGTTCGGGGGTTTGTTAAAGGAAAGCGGTTTAGAAGCGCCAGTTAAAGTCAAGAAAGCGGATGGGGAATTGGCTGATTGTGTTGAGGTATGGAGATACAAGGGAGAGAAAGGAGAATACATCGCTTTGATTCGCAATCCCGAGTTCGGGGTGGAGGAATTGAAGCAAATCGGCTATCCCGGAAACGATGCGATAGAGAAAGAGGAAGAGTTAGAGATTATCTTCCCTCGCAAGGCGAAAATCAAGGAGATTCTGAGCGGTAAGGACTTCGGCACTACGAATAAGGTAAAAGCAACTCTCTCCCCCTGGGTTCCTTTAATATTTGAAATAGTGAGGTGATTTAAATTATGAAAAGATTTATCATTTTTCTAACCATTATTTTGGAGGTGTTATTTTTCTCTATGGCGAAGACAAACATTGAGAGCAAAGGCGATATATGGATTTTGGATAACGGGCTACTCCGTCTCACGGTTGACGCAAGTAAAGGAACGATAAGTGTTAAGGATTTGAAGAAGGGAACAACGTGGGAGCAACCGGAAAGGGAGATTATCCCCGAGAGAGCCTTCCGAGAGGTTAAAAAGATTGCCAATGGGATAAGCTTCAAAACATCCCTTCCCGAGCATAGCGGAAAATTGATAGAGGTTCAATATGAACTAACCCTCAATCCTCAACTCCCCCAAATCTATATAAAGGTCAGCAAGGAGGGAAAGGATGAGCAATTTTGGGGCTTCTTCTCCCTTGAGCCATTCCTCACCTCCTTCAAAAAGGGGGTCATAGCTATAACTGATTATTGCGATGGGCATCTTTACCCCGTTGAGGAATTCCCCCATTATGCATTTGAAGCTGCTCGCCTTGATATAAATTTCCTGGGAATTTGCGATTTGGATAGCGGGGCAGGCTATGCGATTATTCTTGATACCCCCGATGATGCCACGGTATATTTCCCCAAATTCAGATTCAAGGGGAAAGAGCTACCCGCTCCACGCATATACTGGGAACCAAGCAAGGGGAAATTCTCCTATCCAAGAGAAATCATCCTACATTTCACGAGCGATGGAAGCTATGTGGCTTTGGCAAAGGCGTATAGGGATTACGCGAAGAACAAGGGTCTTATAGTGCCGTTCAGCGAGAAGGTGAAGAAGAATCCCAACA contains:
- a CDS encoding beta-galactosidase trimerization domain-containing protein, with product MKGMNHLSTVLFFLVLSQAIPSFPAQKFWRGWDKYQVIMWSTGDVRNFPLWVQRLKELGFTAEECFRGRDPKPFVEQNFGFYAENLVFELCFLHSRQPLYDNDFKSYTSTHSKEFLVRKPCFHDPSFWEKVEKELKDFVSLYSPHKPLLYDLRDEPSIGFFANPMDYCFSSYTLQAFREWLKRKYGSLDALNKEWDTNFSSWDEVEPMTTYEIKEREKSDLESGRLENYSPWADHRAFMDLTFAQTLDRMRQIIHQLDPETPVGIEGTQMPSAWGGYNLYLLSQALDWVEPYDICNSREIFRSFFPHNAPIISTFFGTDYNRIKRRLWWLLLHGDKGCLVWDDENSRCIEKEKDDMPITERGRELAKIIAEIKATAHLFFQLQPIVDPIAIHYSQASIRAHWMFDSREDGNTWPRRFSSYERVHSRFAKARNGFVRLLEDIGLQYNFISSEQIENGELMKKGYKVLILPQSVAMSRKECEEIEKFVRSGGILIADNMIATMDGHCKRLPKGQLDDLFGIKRKSVGWHPDAEGGEISINERYAPLPIFEADVETTTGKARFSAKAPAVIERKVGRGKAIYLNLDVRVYPKLRLSPPQGYAFRKLFGGLLKESGLEAPVKVKKADGELADCVEVWRYKGEKGEYIALIRNPEFGVEELKQIGYPGNDAIEKEEELEIIFPRKAKIKEILSGKDFGTTNKVKATLSPWVPLIFEIVR